A window of Phragmites australis chromosome 15, lpPhrAust1.1, whole genome shotgun sequence genomic DNA:
ATACATGTACTGCGTGCCCAGCACCAAGAATTCATTCACTAAGAAACGCATCAGGAGAATTCGCCAAGAATATATGGCGGACGAGAAGGAGAaggcgaggaggaagaagcggcACTGCATGGCGTGCTGCGTGGCGCTGGGCGTGCTCGTCATCCTGGGCGCCCTGGCGCTGGCGTTCTACCTCCGGTACCGTCCCCTCGCGCCGCGCGTGGTGGCGACGCCCGTGGACGTGAGCATCGACGAGTTCAGTCTGGTGCCCCCGACCCTGAAGGTCTCCGTGGGCGTGCACGTGGTGGTGAGCAACCCCAGCCACGCGCCGTACCGGTACGGCGCGGCGCTGAGCGCGGTGACGTACCACGGGGAGCCCGTGGGGGAGACGCTGGTGCCGCCCGGGGAGGTGGGCGGGCGGTCCACGGCGCGGATCGAGCCGGCGACGGTGGTGGACGGGGTGAAGGTGGCCGAGAACCCGCACTTCGCGTCGGACGCGGTCGCGGGGGCGCTGCCGTTCGTGGCCGTGGTGAGGGTGGTGGGCAAGGCGCTGGTGCTGCGGGTGTTCGAGGTGCCCgtgacggtggaggtggtgtGCTATGTCCGCATGTACGTGTTCCACGGGGAGAGCAGCTCGCGGTGCGTGTCGTCAGTCCGCACGGGCTCCGGctcgggctcgggctcgggctcGGAGGGAGCCGGCGCGGGGTTCCCTCAAGGCCCCAAGCATGAGCACGATTAGGTGCAACTATGTGCGCCACTTGGCTATTGGATTTGTTTCTGGTTTTGTGTTGTGTTGTTCTTTCACAATTCACTGTTAAACGGAGTAGtacattttaatatttgtaattttttttatatgtatacGATCTGTTTCTGGTTTTGTGCTGTGTTGTTCTTTCACAGTCCGCACGTGAGCACGATTGTCGATGCCTCACGGGAATTTTTTATACGTATATTTTAACATATGTAAAATTATGCAGtcgtttaaaaaaatagtagtgaAAGGCTACCATTGTTCGTTCATAAGGCGAAAGCAAGGCCTCGCCGGATCAACGGCATTGTGGTCTCAGTCGGATTGTCGATGCCTCAtgatatatatatctatatatatatatatatatatatatatatatatgcaaaattatacggtcattttaaaaaatagcagcAATAGGCTATTATCGTATGTTCATCGAGCGAGAGCTTGTGAGTCCCGACGATCAAACcatattaaataatttttttaaggtcTCGCTCGTTCAACGGGCAAGATCTTTCTCGTTGCAACGCCAAACAAGCCAACCCAAAAGGTGTCGTCTGAACAGTGAGCAAGACCTTTTGGATATATAAATCGGTCGTGTCGACTTTGCCGACGTTAGCCACCCATTTGCTTCCAACTCaactgagagagagggaggagacgacgagagaggggaggggaggagagattTTCTTTGTATAAGGCTGCTCGACGATGAGtctattttctattttgcaggatcttccgGACGAGCATggaacatgacttgtaagtatttCAAATCCAAAAATCAGGCTTTCTATTTTGCAGAATTTCACGGACAAACATGATTTCCCACCAAATTGTAAGCCTTTCTGTTTCAAGAACTTAACCGCCTGGTCGGTAGTTTCTTTTGCCGACTAGACAGTCAGGGGCTAGAACTATTAGGATATGTGATTTGTTTTCTTGCAACCAGGTTTGTTTAGCCCACTTGCTCATGTTGATAGGATGTGATCCAAAGTTAACCGCTCACATGGTATCAGGGGGAATGCACCCGAGGGTTAACGACCACGATGCCATAAGTCCTAGCTCGGGTCAAGCGTTGGTCGCCACCAAAAGGCTTATCATGCTAAAGGTCATCCTTGGTGCCGGGAACCTAACTAGCGAGCGGGTCGACATGATCCTCCCTAGGCACAATGAGCACTTCGAGGCTATTCGCTGTCCAATCACAGGAAAAATCCATATAAAGACAAGCACTTTTTTGTTACAAGGCGACCACTTGGGTAAGGTTCGGGGCTGGTTCTAGACGACCTTGAGACAATACTCCTAGGATCCAAAGATACCCCAGAATGGGTTGAACTGGACGGTCCAAAAGCAGGAACGAGCGGCATACAAAAATGAGTCGGCACAGGCGTCGAGCTCCTCCGTGGTCATTCGAGTACATTCAAAGTTGGCAACGACCACCGGCATGAGGTCCAGGTTGGGGAAGTGGTCGTGGGCGTAGGAAAAGGTAAGGCAAGCGCCAGAGACTCTAACCTCAAAAAGGTGGTTGCCAACGATCTCGCAAATCCTCTACTCGAGGCCATCTacctcctcggaggctgccagaAACCACTCAATGTAACCTATCACGGTGTTCTCGGGTGTCAGGCGAACCTGAACACCGACGGACCAAAGCAATGAGTCGAAGGGGGTAAAGGCCTGGCTAAGGTGGTCGTAGAATGTAACTCGTCGCTCTCCTTGGTCATCTGCTCTAGGTCCTTCCGCGCCACGAGCAGATCCTCTTGACAACAGCTAAGGTGGTTGTAGAATTCCTCTCGCTGCAGGATGCTTTCCCTGGTCACCCGCTCTCGATTCctctactgtcggtgtattcagaaccaggggtccctaagtcccgagacccggccggccatccgccacatgtcaccaccctgcaaggtaggaagacgctaagtcccgggagaaggtgtttggggccgccgcctctggttcccgagcaccctagttccccgatgatctgcagatgctcgggagagagtgctcggggctgcacgcgccagcccccgaggactcggttccccgaaggtcccaccgaagtgctcgggagagagtgctcggggctgcacgtggcagcccccgaggactcggttccccgaaggtcccaccgaagtgctcgggagagagtgctcggggctgcacgtggcagcccccgaggactcggttccccgaaggtcccaacgaagtgctcgggagagagtgctcggggctgcacgtggcggcccccgaggactcggtgccccgaaggtcccaccgaagtgctcgggagagagtgctcggggctgcacgtggcggcccccgaggactcggtgccccgaaggttcgcgcaagatcattcgacgacccgaagggtcccgtcgtcagggtgtcatccagtcaaaggcccaatgccgcatttaataggcacgcacggcctgacatcctgacatcctgacattctcagctgcccacgccccagtgtcagaccctgccatatactggcagggggggggaggcgtgggtccattaaatgcacgggtcccgtcccgtttcatccgggtgcctcgggataacgttgccaggatcaaagcgctcCGTCAGCCACCCCGCCCTGTCAGAAGGACAAGacggggtgggcgcaccgggcacctctgaggctgcccggtgggccccttttatggcgcccagaggcttccgcagcggctggtggtcgaatgcgcgccgtatttctccaccgcccctgtcacttcgccaagatgaaatgattacgcctttttctccgtggcaccttggcattcgcgtcccctctttcccattcaggatatgttgaggtcgacgcgtctataaaaggaaaggatggagaacactaaaaaaggagagagcaacagcccccgaccacaagacgaccaagagaccagacaaccaacaatctccggcgaaccaggccaaagatagatcgacagacactcgaaccagctcaaattaagctagaacataagagcctcaagctctttgtaaacagttctccccttagaaccagatacctccttgaagaatccccttcaaggataaatatagcgctcatacaggagtagggtgttacgcctccgtgcggcccgaacctgtctaaaacccggcgtacccacttttccttgcattagggtgatcgtctcccactagccatcgcatttatttccgttcccgcttatttcccacacaagcttttccaggatcatccccccggccgaatctctaaaaaggggtctctcgggatccctgcgacaggagttcactctccgacagctggcgcgctaggtaggggggaatatccctggattgtttgtttcactttttttttcacaggaaaagatggccggtgggcaccgtctccagcgttccggctccacttccagtaacggagcgctgccccacgaccgagaaagccccgtcgctgctgcgtgcccacggcagccgccatccacgcgcgcggtttttcccgcccaaggggatcaaggcgctgggcccatcagcgccgccgccgctgccgacgtactttccgacccccagcaggtggtcgggaccccggccgccaggtccgcctctggaccgcgtcgggtgccgcgccaccggggagactcctttcttcctcgtctacggcgccgaagcagtcctcccctccgagctcactctgggctcccctcgagtgcatgcatactctgagggtgagcaggagcatcaaaggcgcgacgacgtggactacctggaagagcgccggcggcgtgctgctgtccgggcggctcggtaccagcagagtctgcggcgttatcatctgcgccatgtccgggcccggtctctcgaggtgggggacctagttctccgacgcatccagtcgcgcgaaggaatgaataagttgtcccctgtgtgggaaggtcccttcaccgtgatcgcggtcccccgggcaggttctttcaggttggcgacggaggaaggacagccactcccgaatccgtggaacatcgagcatcttcgacgcttctacccgtagatggtcgtgctcgcggttcaggttagcaaggccgggggcttctccccgcccgagcagtctgaaggcttcgccccgtggggtaagtcgctgtcgcccaaccttgtaaatattgcacattaagtttttcaataagcaatcgctatgtcaaaatactttttctggattccgtatgtttaatctgtctggtgaggagctcggttgtgcgagaaaaagttcgctctctctctttccccgctgacaaaagaatcccgatcggtatgcatgcgagcagtcgccgctgacttacgtccgccatggtaggctgtggtgttcggtgtcgtgacaggctcccgggcactaccgagtttcggggtgctccgggtaatcccatcgctcgagcttctcgagtagtccggagctcgggcccccggggcgggctgtcggtgcccggtctggtctgtcatacccgggcgccaccaaaccataggacctctgggttatgcctctgcccgctcttgtcagccgatttgggtgttcgagaggtctcgggtcgaaagcaagagtagtctataacaagtaccgcactggcagagcgcaccaggcaaagaaatcctattttttctcttaattcacaggctggcgatcacgagcagctcggccgcgagggcttcaatgcctcggtctctggtcggccccaagggtcctcgggtggtcctaccacttaggcatgagtggtcgagatcacccgaccccaggagcctcgtatgcctctgggcactcgggcgctccgttgaaaaaATCGggttcccgggcacccgagctcggaagcacatccctcctggatcggtgggccggaaggccgacagctgtccggtgagtggttatattcagacaaatctactttcagcaattttttttttcctgagtcattctcgggggctctcgcgccttaatctgtccggtgaggtggtctcctcgcacgcaaaaaaccctgccgcgtgtctactttttcccagaacgacagagcggtttgcagaaaagagtagcgtgcttgcgataatgtctgaccgaagcccttcgtggtggtcgtggtgttcggtccgcttttaaggaccccgagcactaccgagtcctcgggtaccctgggtaatcctatcgctcgagccactcgggtagtccggagctcaggtctcgggggcaggctgtcagtgctcggtccggcccgtttcaagcccgggcaccaccggaccgcgaggactcttggtcacattctcgcccgcacacgtctcccttctactaactgagtggtcgcaaagtaaaaaagtgttcattaggcacggcgtgttccgagcaggatcgatctatctcccgggcaagggagtctgtgtcttcgtttcttaacctaggcagtgcggactcgcgagagcttgagggctggctgcgccaacgtcagcgatcggaacaacttcatttctcggggatgggaaggtcgggaacggcccgactgagtactccccgggacttccaggcagagcaccagaagaaacatcaaacacacagagaaattggagttgcgagcccaaggaaaagctgccattatattcacaagacatatacggtccgatccattccccctttttatagctcaaaattcaaaaactgccgcccaagacggttcgctcggcgaagcgtcgcctcgatcgacgcaactgccaggcgaatcccccgccgatcgcgcgatgtcagcggctgccaggcgtattttcctcgatctgcgcggcaaccgcgcgtgccgcccatatggtcatcatacccttcggaagttgtgagGACACGCGTCTACTCATTTTTTCCGCAAAGGCCATCTCTCAAGagtttgccacatggcgtccgcaccagcctcggcctcggtcgcgacgaagggcccattcgtaGTCTCCATcccgtcggctaccaacgggcccgggggctactgtcggtgtattcagaaccaggggtccctaagtcccgagacccggccggccatccgccacatgtcaccaccctgcaaggtaggaagacgctaagtcccgggagaaggtgtttggggccgccgcctctggttcccgagcaccctagttccccgatgatccgcagatgctcgggagagagtgctcggggctgcacgcgccagcccccgaggactcggttccccgaaggtcccaccgaagtgctcgggagagagtgctcggggctgcacgtggcagcccccgaggactcggttccccgaaggtcccaccgaagtgctcgggagagagtgctcggggctgcacgtggcagcccccgaggactcggttccccgaaggtcccaccgaagtgctcgggagagagtgctcggggctgcacgtggcagcctccgaggactcggttccccgaaggtcccaccgaagtgctcgggagagagtgctcggggctgcacgtggcggcccccgaggactcggtgccccgaaggtcccaccgaagtgctcgggagagagtgctcggggctgcacgtggcggcccccgaggactcggtgccccgaaggttcgcgcaagatcattcgacgacccgaagggtcccgtcgtcagggtgtcatccagtcaaaggcccaatgccgtatttaataggcacgcacggcctgacatcctgacatcctgacattctcagctgcccacgccccagtgtcagaccctgccatatactggcaggggggggggaggcgtgggtccattaaatgcacgggtcccgtcccgttttatccgggtgcctcgggataacgttgccaggatcaaagcgctcCGTCAGCCACCCCGCCCTGTCAGAAGGACAAGACGGGGtggccgcaccgggcacctctgaggctgctcggtgggccccttttatggcgcccagaggcttccgcagcggctggtggtcgaatgcgcgccacatttctccaccgcccctgtcacttcgccaagatgaaatgattacgcctttttctccgtggcaccttggcattcgcgtcccctctttcccattcaggatatgttgaggtcgacgcgtctataaaaggaaaggatggagaacactaaaaaaggagagagcaacagcccccggccacaagacgaccaagagaccagacaaccaacaatctccggcgaaccaggtcaaagatagatcgacagacactcgaaccagctcaagttaagctagaacataagagcctcaagctctttgtaaacagttctccccttagaaccagatacctccttgaagaatccccttcaaggataaatatagcgctcatacaggagtagggtgttacgcctccgtgcggcccgaacctgtctaaaacccggcgtacccacttttccttgcattagggtgatcgtctcccactagccatcgcatttatttccgttcccgcttatttcccacacaagcttttccaggatcatccccccggccgaatctctaaaaaggggtctctcgggatccctgcgacaggagttcactctccgacatcTACATTGTGAGTAGCTCCTCCCAGTAGGCTGGTCAAGAAACAGGTCGTAAGCCACACAGGAATCACCTGATCGAGTCTTACATGGGTAGCTTAGGACCAGCACGTGGCTCAGGTGGTCAGAACAACACACCTTGAAGATTGCTTGACGTACTCGCTTGTTCGACCGTTAGAGATCTAGATGGAGCAGGGCGGGGGCGGGTTCTGCCTCCACCCACCCCCACCTGCATGTCCTACACCGGTGCCCCACCCCGCCCCACCCCGAGACCGGGTGGAACTTTTTCTTGCCCCGCCCCGCCCGGTGGAGCGAAGATTAAtacccgccccgccccgccggGCCATGAACACACAGTCATGAGCTAACAACTCATCAAAAGAAGATATATTGAAACAAAGTGCTAAAGGAAAATGATTGACTAATAGCTGTGCATTCTAGATCGTTTGCAAATACCAAATTGCCAAAAGCTCAGATAACATTTAACACAGCATACAAGTCATCGAAATGCTGCATACCTCGGGGCAGGGCGGGGCAGACCTTGACCCGCCCCTCCCGCCTCAACCGGTGCCCCGCCCCGTCTTGCCCCAGCCTAACCGGTGCCCCGTCTTGTCTTGCCCCAACAGGGGCGGGGCGGATGGAGACCCGATGGATCAGATGGGGACTTAGACCTCTATTGACCGTAAACCCCATCTCGTATTTGGCTGCCGCTTCCAAAATGCGCGAGTCAGTGGGATCGTTGGTAGGAATGATCGAAGGTTCGGCGAGAACTTGGGTGTTGGTCGGCTCAAGTGGGGGCTCGATACGAGTGGATGGTTCAGACACTTCAGGAACTCTATGACCACAACGAAACAAACtcattagagaaaaaaaaaaggcggggggcttcattcaaatatattacagaACCTAAATTATAGTCAGATTTTTACTCCTCGGTGGTCTCCACCTGGAAGATAGACGTCACATAATCCACCACCCCTTGACACTCCCGCTGACGTCTCTCCTCGGCTTCGGGTCTGGCAACCATGGCTCCCTCCTGAACAAGGTCCAGGTTGAAGTTAGGGTAATGGCTGCGGTAGCACTGAAGAATGTATTCCGTAGTCGCCCTCACTGCCTGCGCCATGTCCTCTGCACCCCTCAACGCCAAGGTAGCTAGGAGCTTAGAAAAATGTTCTGCAAGGACCTTGGTGGCATAGGCCTAGGCCCGGACTGTGCAGTTGTCCTTCGGCTTGGTGGCTCCTAGCCCGAGGTTCCCTAGGGGATCCTCCAGCGCCTTGAAGGCATCCTGGAGAATGCTGTGGGTAGTGAGTTCATCCTCCTTAAGCTGAGAGTGCTCGACGGTAAGCACAACCTTCTCTCTTTGGAGCTCTCCACACCTTTGCTGCAGCAAGCGCCCGACCTCCCTTTCCTAGGCCAGTTGTTTCTCCAGCTCGGTGCACCTGATGGCCGTCGCTCCAGCTCGGTGGCTCCTGCGAAGCAGAGTACATCATTGCATTGACCGTAGCGTGTCAGGGCATTTGGCTTGCCGTTTGCTGAGTGACATCGGCGGTGATGATCCCAAAGCACCTGTACTGAAGGTGGACAACAAGGGGGCCATCTCCTTGTGCCAGAACCCTATGTTCCATAATAGGAGCAAACATATTGATACTCAGTATCATAACATTCGGGAGTGCATCGAGGGAGGCAAGATCAGCATCGAATTTGCCAGCAGCGAGGAGCAGCTAGCAGACGTTCTCACGAAGCTGCTCGGGTACGTCAAGTTCTTAGAGCTCTGCCCAAAGATTGCTGTCGTTGAGATCGAGTAAGTGCATCAGAATTAGGGGGAATTTATTGCCTATATTTAGCTATAATCCTATGCATGGTTTTCCCTTCGTTCGTTTTCTTATTTGCTTGGTCAAGTGAATGAAACATGTTTGGGCCATACACAAGTAGAGCTTGTGGGCGTGCCTTGTCCACGCCGAGGCGCGTCCGCGTCGCGCGGCAGAAACTGGATGTGCGGGATGACACAGGTCACG
This region includes:
- the LOC133893336 gene encoding uncharacterized protein LOC133893336; amino-acid sequence: MYCVPSTKNSFTKKRIRRIRQEYMADEKEKARRKKRHCMACCVALGVLVILGALALAFYLRYRPLAPRVVATPVDVSIDEFSLVPPTLKVSVGVHVVVSNPSHAPYRYGAALSAVTYHGEPVGETLVPPGEVGGRSTARIEPATVVDGVKVAENPHFASDAVAGALPFVAVVRVVGKALVLRVFEVPVTVEVVCYVRMYVFHGESSSRCVSSVRTGSGSGSGSGSEGAGAGFPQGPKHEHD